A stretch of Hyphomicrobiales bacterium DNA encodes these proteins:
- a CDS encoding group II intron maturase-specific domain-containing protein — protein sequence MAQGFVFLGHRIRLRWHDHCGFWPRLEIPKDRIKDLRRRIKRLTTRRRVLHNLQDIIGDINPLLMGWGRYYQHCYGAKSIFARIDHYVWDRIWRWLKKKHPKTSRRRIYRTYWKRLPNRNRSVWTDERPVAIMADLKVGRHNLARLEYPDYAMDAGKPGA from the coding sequence CTGGCACAGGGGTTCGTATTCCTGGGTCATCGCATCCGGCTTCGGTGGCATGACCATTGCGGCTTCTGGCCGCGACTGGAAATTCCAAAGGATCGGATAAAGGACCTCCGCCGACGGATCAAGCGCCTCACGACCCGTCGAAGGGTCCTGCACAATCTTCAGGACATCATCGGCGACATCAATCCTCTCTTGATGGGATGGGGGCGTTACTACCAACACTGCTACGGAGCCAAATCCATCTTCGCGCGTATCGATCATTACGTCTGGGATCGGATATGGCGTTGGCTGAAGAAGAAGCACCCCAAGACGTCCCGAAGGCGGATCTACCGGACATACTGGAAACGTCTGCCTAACCGAAATCGGTCCGTTTGGACCGACGAGAGACCCGTCGCCATCATGGCGGATCTCAAGGTGGGACGCCACAATCTCGCAAGACTGGAGTATCCCGACTATGCGATGGACGCTGGAAAGCCCGGTGCATAA
- a CDS encoding YggT family protein — protein sequence MLAIFDVILAALWIYWWIIIAAAVMSWLIAFNVVDTRNRFVYTVADILNRLTEPALRPIRQFMPNLGGIDISPVILLLIIYFIQQLIIRTFYF from the coding sequence ATGCTCGCAATCTTCGACGTGATCCTTGCGGCGCTTTGGATCTACTGGTGGATCATCATCGCCGCGGCGGTGATGAGCTGGCTCATCGCCTTCAACGTGGTCGATACCCGAAACCGGTTCGTCTACACCGTCGCCGACATACTCAACCGGCTCACCGAACCGGCGCTGCGGCCGATCCGCCAGTTCATGCCCAATCTGGGGGGTATCGACATCTCGCCCGTCATCTTGCTGCTGATCATCTATTTCATCCAGCAGCTCATCATCCGAACCTTCTATTTCTGA
- a CDS encoding recombinase family protein translates to MSTNTRYRCAIYTRKSTEEGLEQDFNSLDAQREACEAFIASQAGLGWHLVRKRYDDGGLSGGHMDRPALQQLLEDIRSRKIDVVVVYKVDRLTRSLADFAKIVEVFDAHGVSFVSVTQAFNTTTSMGRLTLNMLLSFAQFEREVTGERIRDKIAASKKKGMWMGGFVPLGYDVVDRKLVVNEAEAATVRKLFELYRRHSNTRLVKKAADRVGLRTKSRMPNNGRREGGVPFTRGHINKILVNRLYIGEITHKGTSYPGEHAPIIDRAVWDAVQAQLARNAVKRRHGGNTKHPSLLAGLLYDGEGRPMTPSHATKAGRRYRYYVSRLPDGAESDTGVAWRLPALALEDAALNGIVSFLGDHRRLSEALDITGQLPDGLKAMLSRASLLADRISQATPADRRRVTLEFVSRIDVRPNRLCITLRAGPLQARLGQATDQTRDHGDHAIPFDVPVQFRRRGVETKVVMTGEASPTSYLDPKLIAAVAQAHHWFTALRSSAVASVRDLAERDRVDRGEVSRILRLAFLAPDIVEAILDGRLPVELTLARLTRIADLPVSWAEQRLALRFL, encoded by the coding sequence ATGAGCACCAACACACGCTATCGCTGCGCCATCTACACGCGCAAATCGACCGAGGAGGGGCTGGAGCAGGACTTCAACTCGCTCGATGCCCAACGGGAAGCCTGCGAGGCCTTCATCGCCTCGCAGGCCGGCCTCGGCTGGCACTTGGTGCGCAAGCGCTATGACGATGGCGGCCTGTCGGGCGGGCACATGGACCGCCCGGCGTTACAGCAGCTTCTCGAAGACATCCGCTCAAGAAAGATCGACGTGGTGGTGGTCTACAAGGTCGACCGCCTGACCCGCTCGCTTGCCGATTTCGCCAAGATTGTCGAGGTGTTCGACGCCCATGGCGTGTCGTTCGTCTCGGTGACACAAGCGTTCAACACAACAACCTCCATGGGCAGGCTCACCCTCAATATGCTGCTGTCCTTCGCCCAGTTCGAGCGCGAGGTCACGGGCGAGCGGATCCGCGACAAGATCGCGGCGTCGAAGAAGAAGGGCATGTGGATGGGCGGCTTCGTGCCGCTCGGCTACGACGTCGTCGACCGCAAACTGGTCGTCAACGAGGCCGAAGCGGCAACGGTGCGAAAGCTCTTCGAGCTCTACCGCAGGCACTCCAACACCCGTCTCGTGAAAAAGGCGGCCGATCGGGTGGGCCTCAGAACAAAGTCAAGAATGCCCAACAATGGGCGACGCGAGGGCGGCGTGCCGTTTACCCGGGGTCATATCAACAAGATTCTCGTCAACCGCCTCTACATCGGCGAGATCACACACAAGGGTACGAGTTATCCCGGCGAGCATGCGCCGATCATAGACCGTGCCGTCTGGGATGCGGTCCAGGCGCAGCTCGCCCGCAACGCCGTCAAGCGCCGGCATGGCGGAAATACGAAACACCCCAGCCTACTCGCCGGGCTGCTCTATGATGGCGAGGGTCGGCCCATGACGCCATCCCATGCCACCAAGGCCGGACGGCGCTACCGTTACTACGTTTCCCGACTGCCCGACGGCGCCGAATCCGATACGGGTGTCGCTTGGCGCTTGCCGGCACTAGCGCTGGAGGATGCCGCGCTCAATGGGATCGTCTCGTTCCTCGGCGATCACCGACGCCTGAGTGAAGCCCTCGACATCACCGGACAGCTGCCCGACGGGCTGAAGGCGATGCTGTCGAGGGCATCACTCCTGGCCGACCGGATCTCACAGGCCACGCCTGCGGACCGGCGCCGCGTTACACTCGAGTTCGTCAGCCGTATCGACGTGCGGCCCAACCGCCTCTGCATCACCCTTCGCGCCGGGCCTCTGCAGGCGCGCCTCGGCCAGGCGACCGATCAGACGCGCGATCATGGCGACCATGCCATCCCGTTCGACGTTCCGGTTCAATTCCGTCGGCGAGGGGTGGAGACGAAAGTGGTCATGACGGGCGAAGCATCGCCCACAAGCTACCTGGACCCGAAGCTGATCGCCGCCGTTGCGCAAGCACACCACTGGTTCACGGCGCTGCGAAGCAGCGCCGTGGCGTCAGTTCGGGACCTCGCCGAACGCGACCGCGTCGATCGCGGCGAGGTCAGCCGGATCCTGCGGCTTGCCTTCCTCGCGCCGGATATCGTCGAGGCGATCCTCGACGGGCGCCTGCCGGTCGAGCTGACCCTCGCACGACTGACACGGATCGCCGATCTTCCGGTCTCTTGGGCCGAGCAGCGGCTGGCTCTCCGCTTTCTTTGA
- a CDS encoding DUF167 family protein, with protein sequence MDTIWREKDGGVELRVRLTPKSSRDAIEGVARLADGGSVLTARVRAVPEKGKANAALCALVAKALSVPKGCVAVTGGARGRVKIVAIAADPRLMGKRLTVLLQGTRA encoded by the coding sequence GTGGACACGATCTGGCGAGAAAAGGACGGCGGCGTCGAACTACGCGTGCGCCTGACGCCGAAATCCTCGCGCGACGCGATCGAGGGCGTTGCCCGGCTCGCCGACGGCGGCTCGGTCTTGACCGCGCGGGTGCGCGCGGTGCCGGAGAAGGGCAAGGCCAATGCGGCGTTATGCGCCCTTGTCGCCAAGGCCCTGTCGGTGCCCAAAGGGTGCGTCGCGGTGACCGGCGGCGCGCGGGGACGCGTCAAGATCGTCGCCATCGCTGCCGACCCGCGGCTCATGGGCAAGCGCCTGACCGTCCTCCTGCAGGGCACGCGGGCGTGA